In Nitrosococcus oceani ATCC 19707, the following proteins share a genomic window:
- a CDS encoding urease accessory protein UreD codes for MKKIAVFKQMPCEAADAPPAKTDLLPLSWPAKLELGYQRVKMRTVPVLRRHQGPLRVQKHLYPEGPAVCQHMILHPPGGIAGGDTLDIQIHAGSHAWAQLTSPGAAKWYRSEVSLARQNLALSTEPGGILEWLPQETIFFAGCQTALDTTIDLAEDAKVIAWDIIALGRPASGERFNSGRIYQRFRLRRNGRLLWSERMQLLGGSRLLESPIGFAGYPVAGTLLASGELNDQQLTACRSLPIEGGRGGLSQLPGLVVARFLGEETEAARNWFIALWQELRPALLGRSVSIPRIWNT; via the coding sequence ATGAAAAAAATAGCTGTTTTTAAGCAGATGCCTTGTGAAGCGGCGGATGCTCCTCCTGCCAAAACTGACCTACTCCCTTTGTCTTGGCCCGCTAAGCTTGAACTTGGTTATCAGCGGGTGAAAATGCGCACTGTGCCCGTCTTGCGGCGTCATCAAGGACCGCTGCGGGTACAAAAACACCTTTATCCGGAAGGGCCAGCAGTTTGTCAGCATATGATTTTACATCCTCCCGGGGGTATCGCGGGGGGTGATACCTTGGATATCCAAATACATGCGGGCTCCCATGCCTGGGCGCAGCTGACCAGTCCTGGGGCAGCAAAGTGGTACCGCTCCGAGGTTTCGTTAGCTCGGCAAAACCTGGCATTGAGCACGGAGCCTGGTGGCATCCTTGAATGGTTGCCCCAAGAGACCATTTTTTTTGCAGGTTGTCAGACAGCGTTGGATACCACTATTGACTTGGCTGAGGATGCCAAGGTAATTGCTTGGGATATTATTGCCCTTGGCCGGCCTGCCAGCGGGGAGCGGTTTAACTCAGGACGGATTTATCAACGATTTCGCCTGCGCCGCAACGGCCGTCTGCTTTGGAGTGAGCGGATGCAACTGCTTGGGGGCAGCCGATTGCTCGAATCGCCCATTGGTTTTGCTGGCTATCCCGTGGCGGGCACCTTGCTCGCGAGTGGAGAGCTAAACGATCAGCAGTTAACCGCCTGCCGCAGCCTTCCAATCGAAGGAGGGCGTGGCGGTTTGAGCCAACTTCCAGGGCTAGTTGTCGCGCGCTTTCTGGGTGAGGAAACCGAGGCAGCGCGCAATTGGTTTATCGCCTTGTGGCAAGAACTGCGTCCCGCTTTATTGGGCCGCTCCGTATCTATTCCTCGTATTTGGAATACCTGA
- the yut gene encoding urea transporter produces the protein MIKAVSVLLRGVGQVVFQNNPISGLVILTGLFFASLAAGTAALVGVIVSTLTAVLLKVDKDLIGAGLLGFNGVLVGIAISLYSSHNVTLGDLPVWKIWSLVVMGSAFSTVVMMALSRFLSPWNMPALTMPFVLCAWIFVGSVEHTVKLETPGALESYAYQLFQPEIGHRIEEYRQYTLETWYMGIGKGFSEIFLQDSAIAGYLILLGILINSRISAIMGLLAALLSITAAMLFGVTEESIRLGLHSYNPILTALAVVLFVRFTISSGFYALFGVVVTVWVSLAVGLALYHLEFPVYTFPFVIVTWALLLGAMSVGRLRYILPAEALTPEANLARFAAQEIEGAPEKRRDSPHQLDPEKPMEDQRE, from the coding sequence ATGATAAAAGCTGTCAGCGTTTTGCTGCGAGGCGTTGGGCAAGTTGTATTTCAGAACAATCCTATCTCAGGGCTGGTTATTCTAACCGGCCTTTTTTTTGCTTCTTTAGCAGCGGGAACGGCAGCTTTAGTGGGAGTGATCGTCAGTACTCTGACAGCCGTTTTATTAAAGGTTGATAAGGATCTTATTGGGGCTGGGTTGTTGGGTTTTAATGGCGTTTTGGTAGGGATCGCGATCAGTCTTTATAGTAGTCATAATGTTACCCTGGGTGATCTGCCGGTTTGGAAGATATGGTCTCTGGTTGTGATGGGATCAGCTTTCTCAACGGTGGTGATGATGGCGCTCAGCAGGTTTCTTTCTCCCTGGAACATGCCTGCTTTGACCATGCCCTTTGTGTTGTGCGCTTGGATATTCGTAGGATCGGTTGAGCATACCGTCAAGCTTGAAACGCCGGGCGCCTTGGAGAGCTATGCCTACCAACTTTTTCAGCCTGAGATTGGCCACCGTATAGAAGAATATCGGCAATACACTTTAGAAACCTGGTACATGGGCATTGGCAAGGGATTCAGTGAGATTTTTTTGCAAGATAGCGCCATTGCGGGATATCTAATTTTACTGGGGATTCTCATTAATTCCCGTATCAGCGCAATCATGGGTTTGCTAGCAGCGTTGCTATCTATTACGGCAGCCATGCTATTTGGTGTGACTGAGGAGAGTATTCGACTAGGACTTCACAGTTATAATCCAATTTTAACGGCATTAGCGGTCGTCTTATTTGTTCGTTTTACTATCAGTTCTGGCTTCTATGCTTTGTTTGGCGTGGTGGTTACCGTTTGGGTGAGTTTGGCGGTTGGGCTTGCCCTGTATCACCTGGAATTTCCCGTTTACACTTTCCCCTTTGTTATCGTTACCTGGGCGCTGCTGCTCGGGGCGATGAGTGTTGGCAGATTAAGATATATTCTGCCAGCGGAAGCTCTTACCCCGGAAGCCAATTTAGCTCGCTTTGCGGCCCAGGAAATTGAGGGGGCCCCTGAAAAAAGGCGTGATTCGCCGCATCAGCTGGACCCAGAAAAGCCGATGGAGGATCAAAGGGAATAG
- a CDS encoding metallothionein: MNTDTQSSTMKCAHAPCSCVVTAEEGVKKDGQVYCSEACAREQGCEHGACACRNQQAG, translated from the coding sequence ATGAATACTGACACGCAGAGTTCTACGATGAAATGCGCGCATGCTCCCTGCTCGTGTGTCGTCACCGCTGAGGAAGGCGTAAAGAAAGACGGACAAGTATACTGTAGTGAAGCGTGCGCTAGGGAGCAAGGCTGTGAACACGGCGCATGTGCTTGCCGCAACCAACAGGCTGGATAA
- a CDS encoding glycosyltransferase, with translation MLRALHIGKFFPPFAGGMEYFLRDLLGALSRQGIEVAALVHDHLMPRQRRCSHHPDPAEWPFPVYRAPCHGRFLYAPVSPQFPFWLQKTIRDFKPDLLHLHLPNTSAFWAMVVPVARRLPWIIHWHADVVASRHDKFLAPAYLFYRPFEQSLLGGASAIIATSPPYLNSSLALRLWREKCHTIPLGLDPSRLPGPSETEQADAHRLWGDGTSLRVLTIGRLTYYKGHEVLLHAIKALPEARLVVVGAGAGEGKLRALIAKLALEGRVSLQGGCTEAQRNALLATCDVFCLPSIERTEAFGVVLLEAMKFAKPVVASRIEGSGVGWVVADGETGILCPPQDPASLTQALGDLLHTPEKRESLGKAGEQRFRQYFQIDRIAERTAVLYPRV, from the coding sequence ATGTTACGGGCTCTCCACATTGGCAAATTTTTCCCGCCTTTCGCTGGTGGGATGGAGTATTTTCTGCGGGATTTGTTAGGAGCTTTATCCCGGCAAGGTATTGAGGTGGCGGCGTTGGTTCACGATCATCTTATGCCCCGGCAACGGCGCTGTTCCCATCATCCCGATCCCGCCGAATGGCCCTTTCCCGTTTATCGCGCCCCCTGCCATGGCCGTTTTCTCTATGCCCCGGTCAGCCCTCAGTTTCCTTTCTGGCTGCAAAAAACTATCCGGGATTTTAAACCAGACCTTTTGCATCTGCACCTTCCCAATACCTCCGCTTTTTGGGCCATGGTGGTGCCGGTAGCCCGGCGGCTGCCCTGGATCATCCACTGGCATGCCGATGTTGTTGCATCCCGTCACGACAAGTTCCTTGCTCCCGCTTATCTTTTTTACCGCCCTTTTGAACAAAGTCTTCTGGGGGGCGCTTCGGCTATCATCGCCACTTCGCCTCCCTACCTTAATAGCAGCCTGGCGCTAAGGCTCTGGCGAGAGAAGTGCCACACCATTCCCCTTGGCCTCGATCCGTCCCGCTTGCCGGGACCTAGTGAAACCGAGCAAGCAGACGCCCATCGGCTCTGGGGAGATGGAACGTCCTTGCGAGTACTTACTATTGGCCGTCTGACCTACTACAAAGGGCATGAGGTACTCTTACATGCCATTAAAGCTTTGCCAGAAGCCCGTTTGGTGGTGGTTGGCGCCGGCGCTGGCGAAGGGAAACTGCGGGCGCTGATTGCAAAGCTAGCCTTGGAAGGGCGGGTCAGCTTGCAGGGTGGCTGCACGGAGGCGCAGCGCAATGCGCTATTGGCAACCTGCGATGTCTTTTGCTTGCCTTCCATCGAGCGGACCGAAGCCTTTGGAGTCGTGCTTTTGGAAGCCATGAAGTTTGCAAAGCCGGTAGTCGCCAGCAGGATAGAGGGCTCTGGCGTGGGCTGGGTTGTCGCCGATGGAGAAACAGGAATATTGTGCCCCCCTCAAGACCCGGCTAGCTTAACCCAAGCCCTCGGAGATTTATTGCACACTCCCGAAAAACGGGAATCACTTGGTAAGGCGGGGGAGCAGCGTTTTCGTCAGTATTTTCAAATCGATCGCATTGCGGAAAGAACAGCCGTGCTTTATCCTCGCGTGTGA
- a CDS encoding type IV pilus modification PilV family protein yields the protein MIRSQRGFSLLEVLVAFAILGVALGVLLQIFATGMRATTLSEDYTYAASLAETKLAAIGVEAPYLEGVEEGKFDQKYSWRTTILPYVEPEEALEELERRQINQGGGFDNNPINLPVLPYQVRVEVFWETGGGKVREVVLETLRLGAILP from the coding sequence TTGATTAGGAGCCAGCGGGGGTTCTCCTTACTTGAAGTATTGGTAGCCTTCGCTATTCTGGGAGTCGCGCTGGGAGTATTACTCCAGATTTTTGCCACCGGGATGCGGGCCACTACATTATCGGAGGACTATACTTATGCTGCCTCACTCGCGGAGACTAAGCTTGCGGCTATTGGGGTGGAGGCGCCCTATTTAGAAGGAGTTGAAGAGGGAAAATTCGACCAGAAATATAGCTGGCGCACCACTATCCTTCCCTATGTGGAACCAGAGGAAGCCCTGGAAGAACTAGAAAGACGGCAAATAAATCAGGGAGGAGGCTTTGATAATAATCCGATAAATCTCCCTGTTCTTCCTTACCAGGTCAGAGTAGAAGTGTTTTGGGAAACAGGGGGGGGCAAGGTGCGAGAGGTTGTCCTCGAAACTTTACGCCTGGGAGCAATCCTGCCCTAG
- a CDS encoding GspH/FimT family protein codes for MAVKRSSALLFQREGSASRGLFRHQPQRAFTLLELLVVLALAAILMALVPPLLQGGVANAELKSTARKLAAALKYVRSQAITHHQEAVLVVDLERRYFMITGKKRRYPIPDNLEISLVTARSELDSDHIGKIRFFPDGTSTGGRITVAQGKSKYGVDVNWLTGQVAILD; via the coding sequence ATGGCGGTGAAGAGGTCTTCCGCTCTCCTCTTCCAGCGGGAGGGGAGCGCCTCCCGGGGACTTTTTCGGCACCAGCCCCAGCGCGCATTTACCCTGCTTGAATTGCTGGTCGTTTTGGCTCTTGCAGCAATATTGATGGCGTTGGTACCGCCTTTATTGCAGGGAGGCGTTGCCAACGCCGAGTTGAAAAGCACCGCTCGGAAATTGGCGGCGGCCCTAAAATACGTTCGCAGCCAAGCCATTACTCACCACCAGGAAGCCGTTTTGGTAGTGGATTTAGAGCGCCGCTATTTTATGATTACCGGCAAAAAGCGCCGATATCCAATTCCAGATAATCTGGAAATCTCCCTCGTTACCGCCCGTTCCGAGCTGGATAGCGATCATATCGGCAAAATCCGCTTCTTCCCCGATGGCACTTCCACCGGTGGTCGCATTACTGTTGCCCAGGGCAAGAGCAAATATGGGGTTGATGTCAATTGGCTGACGGGTCAGGTGGCCATTCTTGATTAG
- the gspG gene encoding type II secretion system major pseudopilin GspG, with protein sequence MQLKKVSPAGSFGFTLIELLVVLVILGLLAGLIGPQVMKYLGSAKTDSARLQIEDLAATLDLYRLEVGRYPSTEEGLQALVEAPPGATRWNGPYLKKKQVPVDPWGYEYHYRSPGEHGAFDIYSLGADNSEGGEGEDQDIVSWK encoded by the coding sequence ATGCAACTAAAGAAAGTAAGCCCTGCCGGTAGCTTTGGTTTTACCCTTATTGAGTTATTGGTTGTACTGGTTATCTTAGGTTTATTGGCGGGACTTATCGGTCCCCAGGTGATGAAATATTTAGGCAGTGCAAAAACTGATTCAGCCCGTCTCCAGATTGAGGATCTAGCTGCTACCCTTGATCTCTACCGGCTGGAAGTAGGACGCTATCCCAGCACCGAGGAGGGGCTCCAGGCGCTGGTGGAAGCGCCTCCTGGGGCTACTCGCTGGAATGGTCCCTATTTAAAGAAAAAGCAGGTGCCAGTAGATCCCTGGGGATATGAGTACCATTACCGTTCGCCAGGTGAGCACGGTGCTTTCGACATCTACTCCCTGGGCGCGGATAACTCCGAAGGAGGCGAGGGTGAAGACCAGGATATCGTCAGCTGGAAATAA
- a CDS encoding type II secretion system F family protein, protein MAAFHYKASTSAGEILEGERRADDEASVVEWLHSQGYIPIRIEEGTAGGRGRSRRSAGKRLFGRKKTVRQNEVAVLTGELATLLRAGLPLDRAFSILMEIADDGPVRQLLSQLQEQVRGGSSLAEAMETQAETFSPLYISMIRAGEAGGALDVILGRLADFMERSKALKNAVTSALIYPAILVGVAGLSVIILLTFVVPQFQQLFEDAGKALPVATQIVIAAGNLLQNYWWALLLGFLAILLFMRHQLQIPERRYRWDGWLLRLPLVGDLIAKLEVARLSRTLNSLLLNGVPLLSALAIIKNTLNNQVMAEALSEVADALRQGHGMADPLLETALFPKMAVQMIKVGEETGQLEDMLGQVAEAYDLEVESTIKRLLALLEPVLILTLGVVIAGIIMSILVAILSVNELAF, encoded by the coding sequence ATGGCTGCTTTTCATTACAAAGCATCAACTTCAGCAGGAGAAATCCTGGAAGGGGAGCGCCGGGCGGACGATGAAGCCAGCGTAGTCGAGTGGCTCCATTCCCAGGGTTATATTCCCATTCGTATTGAGGAGGGGACTGCCGGAGGCCGGGGCCGATCCCGGCGATCAGCCGGAAAGCGCTTGTTCGGGCGCAAGAAAACGGTTCGTCAGAACGAAGTGGCGGTACTGACTGGAGAGCTGGCGACCCTATTGCGGGCTGGCCTTCCTTTGGACAGGGCCTTTAGTATTTTGATGGAGATTGCCGATGATGGACCTGTAAGGCAACTTTTAAGCCAGCTTCAAGAGCAGGTAAGGGGAGGGTCTTCCCTGGCGGAAGCCATGGAAACCCAGGCCGAAACTTTTTCTCCCCTCTATATCAGCATGATTCGCGCGGGCGAGGCGGGAGGCGCTTTGGATGTGATCCTGGGGCGGCTCGCCGATTTCATGGAACGCTCCAAAGCATTGAAAAACGCGGTCACTTCGGCCCTCATTTATCCTGCTATTTTGGTGGGCGTTGCCGGTCTTTCCGTCATTATTCTCTTAACTTTTGTGGTTCCCCAGTTCCAGCAGCTATTTGAAGACGCGGGTAAAGCCTTGCCGGTGGCTACCCAGATCGTGATTGCCGCGGGTAATCTTCTGCAAAATTATTGGTGGGCGCTGTTACTGGGTTTTCTGGCCATCTTATTGTTTATGCGTCATCAGCTACAAATCCCGGAACGCCGTTATCGCTGGGATGGCTGGTTGCTGCGGCTGCCCCTGGTGGGCGACTTGATCGCCAAGCTGGAAGTGGCGCGTCTCTCTCGCACCTTGAATAGCTTGCTGCTAAATGGAGTGCCTTTGCTTTCGGCGCTGGCGATTATCAAGAATACCTTGAACAATCAGGTGATGGCGGAAGCTCTAAGCGAGGTCGCCGACGCCCTGCGCCAAGGCCATGGAATGGCTGATCCCTTGCTGGAGACGGCCTTATTTCCCAAAATGGCGGTGCAAATGATTAAGGTGGGGGAAGAAACAGGCCAATTAGAGGATATGCTCGGTCAGGTCGCCGAGGCTTATGATCTGGAAGTGGAATCGACGATTAAGCGCCTATTGGCCTTATTGGAACCCGTCCTGATCCTGACCCTGGGTGTCGTCATCGCCGGGATCATTATGTCTATATTGGTCGCTATTTTGAGTGTTAATGAATTGGCGTTTTAA